In a genomic window of Variovorax paradoxus:
- a CDS encoding SDR family NAD(P)-dependent oxidoreductase: MQLDSRIAAVVTGGASGLGAATARRLAGHGVKVALFDLNAAQGEALAAEIGGVFCQVDVTSETQVDAAFFRARAAHGQERVLVNCAGTGNAVKTASRDKATGEIKHFPLANFDRIIQINLVGTFRCIAKSAAGMLALDMLEDGERGAIVNTASVAAQDGQMGQAAYTASKAGIVGMTLPIARDLMSEGIRVNTILPGIFDTPLLQGAPDNVKAALAASVPFPKRLGNPAEYAALAELMITNGYFNGESVRLDGAIRMAPR; encoded by the coding sequence ATGCAACTCGATTCCCGCATTGCCGCCGTCGTCACCGGCGGCGCCTCCGGCCTCGGCGCGGCCACCGCGCGGCGCCTGGCCGGGCATGGCGTGAAGGTCGCGCTGTTCGATCTCAACGCGGCGCAGGGCGAGGCGCTCGCGGCCGAGATCGGCGGCGTGTTCTGCCAGGTCGATGTCACCTCCGAGACGCAGGTCGACGCGGCCTTCTTCCGGGCGCGCGCCGCGCACGGCCAGGAGCGCGTGCTCGTCAACTGCGCGGGCACCGGCAACGCGGTGAAGACCGCGAGCCGCGACAAGGCCACGGGCGAGATCAAGCACTTTCCGCTCGCCAACTTCGACCGCATCATCCAGATCAACCTGGTGGGCACCTTCCGCTGCATCGCCAAGTCGGCCGCCGGCATGCTCGCGCTCGACATGCTCGAGGACGGCGAGCGCGGCGCCATCGTCAACACCGCCTCGGTGGCCGCGCAGGACGGCCAGATGGGGCAGGCCGCCTACACCGCCTCGAAGGCCGGCATCGTCGGCATGACCCTGCCGATCGCGCGCGACCTCATGAGCGAGGGCATCCGCGTCAACACCATCCTGCCGGGCATCTTCGACACGCCGCTGCTGCAGGGCGCGCCCGACAACGTGAAGGCCGCGCTGGCGGCCTCGGTGCCGTTCCCGAAGCGGCTGGGCAACCCGGCCGAGTACGCGGCGCTGGCCGAGCTGATGATCACCAACGGCTACTTCAACGGCGAGAGCGTGCGGCTCGACGGCGCGATCCGCATGGCGCCGCGCTGA